From the Ptychodera flava strain L36383 unplaced genomic scaffold, AS_Pfla_20210202 Scaffold_101__1_contigs__length_297651_pilon, whole genome shotgun sequence genome, one window contains:
- the LOC139126565 gene encoding asialoglycoprotein receptor 2-like: MFVLILEITFLCTRFINTGDTTATGVDECLHYDDYCSQSDVCTHVLTYGRSETGACPSADRVLTDANQTIHLFGVVSERLRVAHRRSGRIYEGEERILGMIHKLNQENQERRQDIRSLESRLGDYQTNLLPILTERLRLSDKRVRNESLACGGSEWYYFRQKCYYFSRLLAALSWSEAQLFCNRFGGQLATIRDEETNDFLTETIGNRRVHVWIGLTGADTDGTWKWVDKTSVDYNNWRYGEPTDHRSLQMCACLTDGLWDHYGCSDLNYFICESNARIP, from the exons ATGTTTGTACTAATTCTGGAAATAACTTTTCTGTGCACTCGTTTTATAAATACCGGCGATACAACGGCTACTGGTGTCGATGAATGCCTTCACTACGATGACTACTGCAGCCAGTCCGATGTCTGCACTCACGTACTTACCTATGGACGTAGCGAGACTGGTGCGTGCCCGAGTGCTGACCGGGTTCTAACGGACGCCAACCAAACCATTCATCTGTTTGGCGTGGTAAGCGAAAGGCTTCGGGTCGCACACCGACGCTCTGGCAGGATTTATGAAGGGGAAGAGCGAATTTTGGGAATGATCCACAAACTGAATCAAGAAAACCAGGAACGCAGGCAAGATATAAGGAGCTTAGAAAGCAGGCTGGGTGATTATCAAACCAATCTTTTGCCAATTTTAACGGAGAGACTTCGCCTCTCAGACAAACGTGTTAGAAATGAAAGTTTGG CATGTGGTGGTAGCGAATGGTATTACTTCAGGCAGAAGTGTTACTACTTCAGTAGATTGCTCGCGGCTCTTTCATGGAGTGAGGCACAGTTATTTTGCAACCGATTTGGAGGGCAGCTCGCCACCATCAGAGACGAAGAGACCAATGACTTTCTGACAG AAACTATTGGCAACAGAAGAGTCCACGTGTGGATTGGTTTGACAGGTGCAGATACCGACGGCACTTGGAAATGGGTTGACAAAACATCG GTTGATTACAATAACTGGCGATACGGTGAACCGACTGACCATAGAAGTTTGCAGATGTGCGCATGCCTGACAGATGGATTGTGGGATCACTATGGCTGCTCAGATCTCAATTATTTCATATGCGAAAGCAATGCGCGG ATCCCTTAA